In the Lentimicrobiaceae bacterium genome, CTTCCAATATACCTAATTTAGAAATAAAATTTGGTACCGAACATTCTACACTCTCACTTTGCATTTCTTTTTCTTTTAAATTCAGACTTTATTTCTTTCTTCAGCCAATCCGGTACCGGACTTTCCGGTCTTGGTGCAAAGGCATAGGGTGTACTTGCCAGGCTGTGAACTCTTCCGTGGGGTGTTTCGCGATGACATTCCCAGCAGAGGCGTTCTTCCTCTTTTTCCTCCTCTTCAGAATCTTTTCGCAATACCGAAGCTACCAGCATTTTTTCGTTGTCAACGGCATCTGTGTGGCAACGTTCGCAGTTTTCCTTAATTACTTTTATGCTTGCCTCTTTGGCATGGATTACCTGTGGCTCGGCACGCAAAGTAAAGATAGAAGCGTGGTATAAGCCGTCTTTGGCTTTAAAAAAATATTTGTTGAAGACGTTGTTATGCGGAACGTGGCATTCGTTGCAATTGGTGATGTGTTTGTGAGAGCTATGCGACCAGGTTGCATATTCTGGCGTCATGATGTGGCAGTTAACGCATGCCTGCGGATCGTCGGAAAGATAAGACCATGCTCTGGAAGTGTAAAAAATATAAGCGGAGAAACCTGTAAAAATCCCCAATGCAATAATCACAGGAACACGCCATTGAGGAGGAGGGGTAAAAATTTGGATAATTTTCTTGATCATATACCTGTGATGCAAAAACTATTGAATTATTGAATGTAATTCAGTACTTCATATACCGCAAATATATGCAATTATTTCAATTCTCTATTGAAATCTATTAATTTAATACCGGTTTGAAAGGTGAAAAAATTAATGAGCAAGAAGTTTAATTACAAGAACTTTAAAATCCTTTTCCGATTTGTTTTCCAGCCCTCGTTGTGTACCTGAAGCAACGCGAGTGCACGAATTGGCTTCCAGCAGACATTGTTCTTTATCGCAATCAAGCATTGCTTCACCTTCTATGGCATAAAATACTACGTCGAAAGGATTGCTGTGTGCAGGGATGATTTTCCCGGGTTGCAGGGTAAGATGGATGACTTCCACATCTTGACCTTTCCACATGATTTTACCATTAATATCCGTCGGAACCGATGAAGCTTCTTTTAGTTTTGTAATTTGCATGGGGAAAAATGTTGGATTATTTAGCATTTATTTCATCGAGTATTGACTGAATATCATCAATACATCCGCCACAAACTGTTCCGGCAGTAGTTTCTTCCTGGACTTGTTCTACGGTGGTAAGGTTCTTTTCGCGGATAGCATTAACTATTGTTCCTTTTGTAATTTCGTTGCAAGTGCAAATTATTTCGTCTTCCATTTTCTTCAGGATTTTATCATGGTGAGTATCATCTTGAAATTTTCCATAGCTTTAACCGCATGTGGGTTATTTGCCGGCATAATTATGCTGTTTCCTGTTTCCAGAAAATGCGATTTTCCGTTGATGATAATTTCAGCTTTGCCATCAACAACTTGAACCAATGCATCAAATGGAGCTGTATGTTCGCTGAGTTCCTGTCCTTTGGCGAAAGAAAAAAGGGATACATTTCCGGTTTCTTTCTTCATGATGGTTTTGCTTACGATAGCATCCGAAGCATAATCTATGATGTTGCCGAAGCTGAAAATGGTTGCTTTATCAAATTCTTTGTAATCCATGTTTTTAGTTATTGAGGAATTAGTTATTAAGAGATTATGTTATTAGTTGGCATTGATTTAGAGTTAAGTTGTTGTTGAGCAAATAGTATATACGCTCCATAGCCCAACAACAAAATAACTAATTAACCAATTAATTAAGGAATAATTTCATGTCTTCGTCCACGGTGGTGATTCCGGCAATGCCGAAGTTTTCTACCAGTACTTTGGCAACATTTGCCGAAAGAAAGCCTGGCAGGGTAGGACCGAGGTGAATGTTTTTCACTCCCAAATAAAGTAGTGCAAGTAAAACTATCACAGCCTTTTGTTCGTACCATG is a window encoding:
- the nrfH gene encoding cytochrome c nitrite reductase small subunit; this encodes MIKKIIQIFTPPPQWRVPVIIALGIFTGFSAYIFYTSRAWSYLSDDPQACVNCHIMTPEYATWSHSSHKHITNCNECHVPHNNVFNKYFFKAKDGLYHASIFTLRAEPQVIHAKEASIKVIKENCERCHTDAVDNEKMLVASVLRKDSEEEEKEEERLCWECHRETPHGRVHSLASTPYAFAPRPESPVPDWLKKEIKSEFKRKRNAK
- a CDS encoding cupin domain-containing protein — encoded protein: MDYKEFDKATIFSFGNIIDYASDAIVSKTIMKKETGNVSLFSFAKGQELSEHTAPFDALVQVVDGKAEIIINGKSHFLETGNSIIMPANNPHAVKAMENFKMILTMIKS
- a CDS encoding cupin domain-containing protein; this encodes MQITKLKEASSVPTDINGKIMWKGQDVEVIHLTLQPGKIIPAHSNPFDVVFYAIEGEAMLDCDKEQCLLEANSCTRVASGTQRGLENKSEKDFKVLVIKLLAH